From one Rosa rugosa chromosome 4, drRosRugo1.1, whole genome shotgun sequence genomic stretch:
- the LOC133743345 gene encoding beta carbonic anhydrase 5, chloroplastic-like isoform X1 produces MVWPIRQKASRIAPTMAALSFLRPGLSNTHLGVHRHSSGSNQRNLAQAEEVQVGLLHEIKRHPVVRVEALSDVSKAKNGPNFSEMKDRFLSFKKHKFLKEPEHFQNLAQVQDPKFMVIACADSRVCPSNILGFQPGEAFMIRNVANLVPPFENGASETNAALEFAVNTIEVESIFVIGHSSCAGIETLMTMQDDGDSSSFTHRWVVNAKVAKLRTKADALHLSFDQQCRYCEKESINRSLLNLLAYPWIADKVGKNMLSVHGGYYDFLNCAFDKWTLDVNGNNSTLGDKQYLVKDRELWF; encoded by the exons ATGGTCTGGCCAATCC gcCAAAAAGCTTCTCGGATTGCTCCAACAATGGCAGCTCTAAGTTTTCTAAGACCTGGTTTAAGTAATACCCATCTGGGTGTTCATAGACACTCCTCTGGTTCAAACCAG AGAAATTTGGCACAAGCTGAAGAAGTCCAAGTAGGATTACTGCATGAAATCAA AAGACATCCAGTTGTAAGAGTGGAGGCTTTGAGTGATGTGTCAAAAGCTAAGAATGGGCCCAACTTTAGTGAAATGAAGGATAGGTTTCTCAGTTTTAAGAAGCACAAATTTTT GAAAGAGCCGGAGCATTTCCAAAATCTGGCTCAAGTTCAAGATCCTAAg TTTATGGTGATTGCTTGTGCAGACTCTAGAGTATGCCCCTCTAACATCCTAGGCTTTCAACCTGGAGAGGCGTTTATGATTAGAAATGTAGCAAACCTTGTTCCCCCCTTTGAG AATGGTGCATCAGAGACTAATGCAGCCCTCGAGTTTGCAGTAAATACTATTGAA GTTGAGAGTATATTCGTCATTGGCCACAGTAGTTGTGCAGGAATTGAGACTCTCATGACAATGCAAGATGATGGTGATTCAAG tAGCTTTACTCATAGATGGGTTGTGAATGCTAAAGTCGCCAAATTAAGAACAAAAGCTGATGCGCTGCACCTTAGCTTTGATCAGCAATGCAGATACTGTGAGAAG GAATCGATCAATCGTTCATTATTGAATTTGCTTGCATATCCATGGATAGCAGACAAAGTAGGGAAGAATATGCTCTCTGTTCATGGAGGATACTATGATTTCTTGAATTGTGCATTTGATAAATGGACACTTGATGTCAATGGTAACAACAGTACCCTAGGGGACAAACAGTACTTGGTTAAAGATCGAGAACTTTGGTTCTGA
- the LOC133707249 gene encoding uncharacterized protein LOC133707249, which translates to MENGYGVAGNHTGREVKVADLIWVETNGGSWWPAQVVNENAVSGNNKPLKTSSGEVPVRLYGSYKFLYVDPQKCSSDFEIILEQNNGSYREIFLKALEQDAYHMKSGRSKKQGFKSKVDASRNLSDANHAVEDPRTEESNFVRIRSSPRLQKQGKKVEDKANGKPIKQDGLLKNAKEHGSSVQAEVLTEAGARRLRVMQNLGLIAPSGSPYHKNGRV; encoded by the exons ATGGAAAATGGATATGGTGTTGCTGGTAATCATACAGGAAGGGAAGTCAAGGTGGCAGATCTCATATGGGTGGAGACCAATGGAGGCTCATGGTGGCCTGCACAG GTTGTTAATGAAAACGCTGTGAGTGGGAACAACAAGCCCCTCAAAACATCATCAGGGGAAGTTCCTGTTCGGCTTTATGGAAGCTATAAATT CTTGTATGTGGACCCTCAAAAATGTTCTTCTGATTTTGAAATa ATTCTTGAGCAGAATAATGGTTCCTATAGAGAGATTTTTCTCAAAGCTCTGGAGCAG GATGCTTATCACATGAAATCAGGTAGATCAAAGAAGCAAGGATTCAAATCTAAAG TTGATGCTTCTAGAAACCTGTCTGATGCTAATCATGCAGTGGAAGATCCAAGAACGGAGGAATCAAACTTT GTAAGGATAAGGAGTTCTCCAAGATTACAGAAACAAGGAAAGAAGGTTGAGGATAAAGCAAATGGTAAACCCATAAAGCAAGATGGGTTGCTGAAGAATGCCAAAGAACATGGATCAAGTGTCCAGGCAGAAGTGTTGACAGAGGCAGGTGCACGAAGATTAAGAGTGATGCAAAATCTTGGCCTCATTGCCCCTTCAGGGTCTCCTTACCACAAAAATGGCCGGGTTTGA
- the LOC133743345 gene encoding beta carbonic anhydrase 5, chloroplastic-like isoform X2 yields MVWPIRQKASRIAPTMAALSFLRPGLSNTHLGVHRHSSGSNQRNLAQAEEVQVGLLHEIKRHPVVRVEALSDVSKAKNGPNFSEMKDRFLSFKKHKFLKEPEHFQNLAQVQDPKFMVIACADSRVCPSNILGFQPGEAFMIRNVANLVPPFENGASETNAALEFAVNTIEVESIFVIGHSSCAGIETLMTMQDDGDSSFTHRWVVNAKVAKLRTKADALHLSFDQQCRYCEKESINRSLLNLLAYPWIADKVGKNMLSVHGGYYDFLNCAFDKWTLDVNGNNSTLGDKQYLVKDRELWF; encoded by the exons ATGGTCTGGCCAATCC gcCAAAAAGCTTCTCGGATTGCTCCAACAATGGCAGCTCTAAGTTTTCTAAGACCTGGTTTAAGTAATACCCATCTGGGTGTTCATAGACACTCCTCTGGTTCAAACCAG AGAAATTTGGCACAAGCTGAAGAAGTCCAAGTAGGATTACTGCATGAAATCAA AAGACATCCAGTTGTAAGAGTGGAGGCTTTGAGTGATGTGTCAAAAGCTAAGAATGGGCCCAACTTTAGTGAAATGAAGGATAGGTTTCTCAGTTTTAAGAAGCACAAATTTTT GAAAGAGCCGGAGCATTTCCAAAATCTGGCTCAAGTTCAAGATCCTAAg TTTATGGTGATTGCTTGTGCAGACTCTAGAGTATGCCCCTCTAACATCCTAGGCTTTCAACCTGGAGAGGCGTTTATGATTAGAAATGTAGCAAACCTTGTTCCCCCCTTTGAG AATGGTGCATCAGAGACTAATGCAGCCCTCGAGTTTGCAGTAAATACTATTGAA GTTGAGAGTATATTCGTCATTGGCCACAGTAGTTGTGCAGGAATTGAGACTCTCATGACAATGCAAGATGATGGTGATTCAAG CTTTACTCATAGATGGGTTGTGAATGCTAAAGTCGCCAAATTAAGAACAAAAGCTGATGCGCTGCACCTTAGCTTTGATCAGCAATGCAGATACTGTGAGAAG GAATCGATCAATCGTTCATTATTGAATTTGCTTGCATATCCATGGATAGCAGACAAAGTAGGGAAGAATATGCTCTCTGTTCATGGAGGATACTATGATTTCTTGAATTGTGCATTTGATAAATGGACACTTGATGTCAATGGTAACAACAGTACCCTAGGGGACAAACAGTACTTGGTTAAAGATCGAGAACTTTGGTTCTGA
- the LOC133745480 gene encoding AP-4 complex subunit mu isoform X1 encodes MISQFFVLSQRGDNIVFRDYRGEVPKGSAEIFFRKVKFWKEDGQEEAPPVFNVDGVNYFHVKVVGLLFVATTRANVSPSIVLELLQRIARVIKDYVGVLNEDSIRKNFVLVYELLDEVIDFGFVQTTSTELLKSYIFNEPIVIDAARLSSLGSTGLFMQGTKRMPGTAVTKSVVANEPGGRKREEIFVDIIEKISVTFSSSGYILTSEIDGTIQMKSYLTGNPEIRLALNEDLGIGRGGTSAYDYRSSFGSGAVILDDCNFHESVRLDNFDVDKTLTLVPPDGEFPVMNYRMTQEFKPPFRINALIEEAGSLKAEVILKLYAEFPSNITANTISVQMPLPKYTMRASFELEPGAVGQTTDFKEANKRLEWGLKKIVGGSEHTLRARLTFSQEFHGNITKEAGPVSMTFTIPMYNSSKLQVKYLQIAKKSGTYNPYRWVRYVTLANSYVARI; translated from the exons ATGATCTCGCAGTTCTTCGTGCTCTCCCAGCGTGGCGACAATATCGTCTTCCGCGACT ATCGCGGCGAAGTCCCGAAAGGCAGTGCAGAGATATTTTTCAGGAAAGTGAAGTTCTGGAAAGAAGATGGGCAAGAGGAAGCACCACCTGTCTTT AACGTAGACGGCGTCAACTACTTTCATGTGAAGGTCGTTGGACTCTTGTTTGTTGCAACTACGAGAGCTAATGTATCGCCGTCAATTGTCTTGGAACTTCTACAAAGAATTGCCCGTGTCATCAAAGATTATGTTGGAGTTCTCAATGAGGATTCTATCAGGAAGAATTTTGTGCTTGTCTATGAGTTGCTTGATGAAGTCATT GATTTCGGCTTTGTGCAAACAACATCAACTGAACTGTTGAAGTCTTATATATTTAATGAGCCAATTGTTATTGATGCTGCACGTTTATCATCTCTTGGATCTACAGGCCTTTTTATG CAAGGGACAAAGAGAATGCCTGGAACAGCTGTCACAAAATCTGTTGTTGCTAATGAGCCTGGGGGTAGGAAGAGGGAGGAAATTTTTGTGGACATAATTGAGAAGATCAGTGTTACTTTCAGCTCTAGC GGGTACATTTTGACTTCTGAGATTGATGGTACCATTCAAATGAAGAGCTATCTCACTGGTAATCCAGAAATCCGATTAGCTCTTAATGAGGACCTCGGCATTGGAAGAGGTGGAACATCGGCGTATG ACTATAGGAGTTCATTTGGGTCGGGGGCAGTGATACTTGATGACTGCAATTTTCATGAATCTGTGCGTCTTGATAATTTTGATGTAGACAAAACTCTTACTCTG GTACCCCCAGATGGGGAGTTTCCTGTCATGAACTACCGTATGACTCAGGAGTTCAAGCCTCCTTTTCGTATTAATGCTCTGATTGAAGAAGCAGGATCGCTTAAG GCTGAAGTGATTCTGAAACTATATGCTGAATTCCCATCAAACATTACTGCAAACACCATTTCTGTACAAATGCCACTACCTAAATATACTATGAG AGCCAGTTTTGAGTTGGAACCAGGAGCAGTTGGACAAACAACAGATTTCAAGGAAGCAAATAAGAGACTTGAATGGGGTTTAAAGAAG ATTGTTGGTGGATCCGAACATACCTTACGTGCCAGGCTGACATTTTCACAGGAATTTCATG GAAATATCACAAAAGAAGCTGGTCCAGTTAGCATGACGTTCACGATACCCATGTATAACTCTTCAAAACTTCAG
- the LOC133743345 gene encoding beta carbonic anhydrase 5, chloroplastic-like isoform X3, producing MVWPIRQKASRIAPTMAALSFLRPGLSNTHLGVHRHSSGSNQRNLAQAEEVQVGLLHEIKHPVVRVEALSDVSKAKNGPNFSEMKDRFLSFKKHKFLKEPEHFQNLAQVQDPKFMVIACADSRVCPSNILGFQPGEAFMIRNVANLVPPFENGASETNAALEFAVNTIEVESIFVIGHSSCAGIETLMTMQDDGDSSSFTHRWVVNAKVAKLRTKADALHLSFDQQCRYCEKESINRSLLNLLAYPWIADKVGKNMLSVHGGYYDFLNCAFDKWTLDVNGNNSTLGDKQYLVKDRELWF from the exons ATGGTCTGGCCAATCC gcCAAAAAGCTTCTCGGATTGCTCCAACAATGGCAGCTCTAAGTTTTCTAAGACCTGGTTTAAGTAATACCCATCTGGGTGTTCATAGACACTCCTCTGGTTCAAACCAG AGAAATTTGGCACAAGCTGAAGAAGTCCAAGTAGGATTACTGCATGAAATCAA ACATCCAGTTGTAAGAGTGGAGGCTTTGAGTGATGTGTCAAAAGCTAAGAATGGGCCCAACTTTAGTGAAATGAAGGATAGGTTTCTCAGTTTTAAGAAGCACAAATTTTT GAAAGAGCCGGAGCATTTCCAAAATCTGGCTCAAGTTCAAGATCCTAAg TTTATGGTGATTGCTTGTGCAGACTCTAGAGTATGCCCCTCTAACATCCTAGGCTTTCAACCTGGAGAGGCGTTTATGATTAGAAATGTAGCAAACCTTGTTCCCCCCTTTGAG AATGGTGCATCAGAGACTAATGCAGCCCTCGAGTTTGCAGTAAATACTATTGAA GTTGAGAGTATATTCGTCATTGGCCACAGTAGTTGTGCAGGAATTGAGACTCTCATGACAATGCAAGATGATGGTGATTCAAG tAGCTTTACTCATAGATGGGTTGTGAATGCTAAAGTCGCCAAATTAAGAACAAAAGCTGATGCGCTGCACCTTAGCTTTGATCAGCAATGCAGATACTGTGAGAAG GAATCGATCAATCGTTCATTATTGAATTTGCTTGCATATCCATGGATAGCAGACAAAGTAGGGAAGAATATGCTCTCTGTTCATGGAGGATACTATGATTTCTTGAATTGTGCATTTGATAAATGGACACTTGATGTCAATGGTAACAACAGTACCCTAGGGGACAAACAGTACTTGGTTAAAGATCGAGAACTTTGGTTCTGA
- the LOC133743345 gene encoding beta carbonic anhydrase 5, chloroplastic-like isoform X4, which yields MVWPIRQKASRIAPTMAALSFLRPGLSNTHLGVHRHSSGSNQRNLAQAEEVQVGLLHEIKKEPEHFQNLAQVQDPKFMVIACADSRVCPSNILGFQPGEAFMIRNVANLVPPFENGASETNAALEFAVNTIEVESIFVIGHSSCAGIETLMTMQDDGDSSSFTHRWVVNAKVAKLRTKADALHLSFDQQCRYCEKESINRSLLNLLAYPWIADKVGKNMLSVHGGYYDFLNCAFDKWTLDVNGNNSTLGDKQYLVKDRELWF from the exons ATGGTCTGGCCAATCC gcCAAAAAGCTTCTCGGATTGCTCCAACAATGGCAGCTCTAAGTTTTCTAAGACCTGGTTTAAGTAATACCCATCTGGGTGTTCATAGACACTCCTCTGGTTCAAACCAG AGAAATTTGGCACAAGCTGAAGAAGTCCAAGTAGGATTACTGCATGAAATCAA GAAAGAGCCGGAGCATTTCCAAAATCTGGCTCAAGTTCAAGATCCTAAg TTTATGGTGATTGCTTGTGCAGACTCTAGAGTATGCCCCTCTAACATCCTAGGCTTTCAACCTGGAGAGGCGTTTATGATTAGAAATGTAGCAAACCTTGTTCCCCCCTTTGAG AATGGTGCATCAGAGACTAATGCAGCCCTCGAGTTTGCAGTAAATACTATTGAA GTTGAGAGTATATTCGTCATTGGCCACAGTAGTTGTGCAGGAATTGAGACTCTCATGACAATGCAAGATGATGGTGATTCAAG tAGCTTTACTCATAGATGGGTTGTGAATGCTAAAGTCGCCAAATTAAGAACAAAAGCTGATGCGCTGCACCTTAGCTTTGATCAGCAATGCAGATACTGTGAGAAG GAATCGATCAATCGTTCATTATTGAATTTGCTTGCATATCCATGGATAGCAGACAAAGTAGGGAAGAATATGCTCTCTGTTCATGGAGGATACTATGATTTCTTGAATTGTGCATTTGATAAATGGACACTTGATGTCAATGGTAACAACAGTACCCTAGGGGACAAACAGTACTTGGTTAAAGATCGAGAACTTTGGTTCTGA
- the LOC133745480 gene encoding AP-4 complex subunit mu isoform X2: MISQFFVLSQRGDNIVFRDYRGEVPKGSAEIFFRKVKFWKEDGQEEAPPVFNVDGVNYFHVKVVGLLFVATTRANVSPSIVLELLQRIARVIKDYVGVLNEDSIRKNFVLVYELLDEVIDFGFVQTTSTELLKSYIFNEPIVIDAARLSSLGSTGLFMQGTKRMPGTAVTKSVVANEPGGRKREEIFVDIIEKISVTFSSSGYILTSEIDGTIQMKSYLTGNPEIRLALNEDLGIGRDYRSSFGSGAVILDDCNFHESVRLDNFDVDKTLTLVPPDGEFPVMNYRMTQEFKPPFRINALIEEAGSLKAEVILKLYAEFPSNITANTISVQMPLPKYTMRASFELEPGAVGQTTDFKEANKRLEWGLKKIVGGSEHTLRARLTFSQEFHGNITKEAGPVSMTFTIPMYNSSKLQVKYLQIAKKSGTYNPYRWVRYVTLANSYVARI, translated from the exons ATGATCTCGCAGTTCTTCGTGCTCTCCCAGCGTGGCGACAATATCGTCTTCCGCGACT ATCGCGGCGAAGTCCCGAAAGGCAGTGCAGAGATATTTTTCAGGAAAGTGAAGTTCTGGAAAGAAGATGGGCAAGAGGAAGCACCACCTGTCTTT AACGTAGACGGCGTCAACTACTTTCATGTGAAGGTCGTTGGACTCTTGTTTGTTGCAACTACGAGAGCTAATGTATCGCCGTCAATTGTCTTGGAACTTCTACAAAGAATTGCCCGTGTCATCAAAGATTATGTTGGAGTTCTCAATGAGGATTCTATCAGGAAGAATTTTGTGCTTGTCTATGAGTTGCTTGATGAAGTCATT GATTTCGGCTTTGTGCAAACAACATCAACTGAACTGTTGAAGTCTTATATATTTAATGAGCCAATTGTTATTGATGCTGCACGTTTATCATCTCTTGGATCTACAGGCCTTTTTATG CAAGGGACAAAGAGAATGCCTGGAACAGCTGTCACAAAATCTGTTGTTGCTAATGAGCCTGGGGGTAGGAAGAGGGAGGAAATTTTTGTGGACATAATTGAGAAGATCAGTGTTACTTTCAGCTCTAGC GGGTACATTTTGACTTCTGAGATTGATGGTACCATTCAAATGAAGAGCTATCTCACTGGTAATCCAGAAATCCGATTAGCTCTTAATGAGGACCTCGGCATTGGAAGAG ACTATAGGAGTTCATTTGGGTCGGGGGCAGTGATACTTGATGACTGCAATTTTCATGAATCTGTGCGTCTTGATAATTTTGATGTAGACAAAACTCTTACTCTG GTACCCCCAGATGGGGAGTTTCCTGTCATGAACTACCGTATGACTCAGGAGTTCAAGCCTCCTTTTCGTATTAATGCTCTGATTGAAGAAGCAGGATCGCTTAAG GCTGAAGTGATTCTGAAACTATATGCTGAATTCCCATCAAACATTACTGCAAACACCATTTCTGTACAAATGCCACTACCTAAATATACTATGAG AGCCAGTTTTGAGTTGGAACCAGGAGCAGTTGGACAAACAACAGATTTCAAGGAAGCAAATAAGAGACTTGAATGGGGTTTAAAGAAG ATTGTTGGTGGATCCGAACATACCTTACGTGCCAGGCTGACATTTTCACAGGAATTTCATG GAAATATCACAAAAGAAGCTGGTCCAGTTAGCATGACGTTCACGATACCCATGTATAACTCTTCAAAACTTCAG
- the LOC133746110 gene encoding transcription factor bHLH30-like, which translates to MLSFNELLLERKYHKGYNFPSSWSPSVVNMKDGADSVTSSAASLSHKEAERRRRQRINTHLSTLRSLLPSTARTDKASLLAEVVQHVKDLKRRADELVRQEGDTSPFPGELDEASVSYYGEGLLKATLCCEDRPGLNRDLVQAIRSVRVRPVKAEMVTVGGRTKSVVVMKRTGGGGGEEEVKDLKVALKAVVENRAFGSRVGLLGKRARFYGSV; encoded by the exons atgctTTCTTTCAATGAGTTGTTGTTGGAGCGAAAATATCACAAGGGATACAACTTCCCCTCCTCCTGGTCGCCGTCGGTGGTCAACATGAAGGACGGTGCAGATTCCGTCACGAGCTCAGCTGCTTCCCTGAGCCACAAGGAAGCCGAGAGGCGGCGCAGGCAGCGTATCAACACCCACCTCTCCACCCTCCGTTCTCTCCTCCCCAGCACCGCCAGA acggacaaGGCGTCGCTGCTGGCGGAGGTGGTGCAACACGTGAAGGACTTGAAGCGGCGGGCTGATGAGCTAGTGCGACAGGAGGGAGACACGTCGCCTTTTCCGGGGGAGTTGGACGAGGCGAGTGTGAGTTACTACGGTGAAGGGCTTTTGAAGGCGACGCTTTGCTGCGAGGATAGGCCAGGTCTGAACCGGGACTTGGTCCAGGCGATCCGGTCGGTTCGGGTTAGGCCAGTTAAGGCGGAGATGGTGACGGTCGGTGGAAGGACTAAGAGTGTGGTGGTGATGAAGCGGACTGGTGGTGGCGGCGGGGAGGAGGAGGTGAAGGATTTGAAGGTGGCTTTGAAAGCGGTGGTGGAGAATCGGGCCTTCGGTTCCCGGGTCGGTCTATTGGGGAAGCGGGCTCGGTTTTACGGGTCGGTTTAG